The following proteins come from a genomic window of Lolium rigidum isolate FL_2022 chromosome 5, APGP_CSIRO_Lrig_0.1, whole genome shotgun sequence:
- the LOC124654983 gene encoding transmembrane emp24 domain-containing protein p24delta3-like, with the protein MARGGAWAASTAVLLWWMSAGAGAVWLEIPPSGTKCVAEEIRNNVVVIADYSVLYEHHQVHPTVSVKVTSPFGYTLHTKEKVSADQFAFTTAEAGNFLACFSADGDSKGLVVKLNLDWKIGIAAKDWDSVAKREKLEGVELELVKLDATVQAIHQNLILLRIKESDMRDVNEKTNARISWLSMMSLSVCILVSVLQLLHLKQYFRKKKLI; encoded by the exons ATGGCGCGAGGCGGTGCGTGGGCGGCGTCGACGGCGGTGCTGCTGTGGTGGATGTCGGCGGGAGCGGGGGCGGTGTGGCTGGAGATCCCGCCGTCGGGGACCAAGTGCGTGGCGGAGGAGATCCGGAACaacgtcgtcgtcatcgccgactACTCCGTCCTCTACGAGCACCACCAGGTCCACCCCACCGTCTCCGTCAAG GTTACATCCCCTTTTGGGTATACCTTACACACGAAAGAAAAGGTTTCAGCCGACCAGTTTGCGTTCACCACAGCAGAAGCAGGAAACTTTTTGGCTTGCTTCTCAGCTGACGGTGATAGCAAGGGTTTAGTGGTGAAACTAAATCTTGACTGGAAAATTGGTATTGCGGCAAAAGACTGGGATTCTGTTGCTAAAAGGGAGAAGCTTGAG GGAGTTGAACTAGAGTTAGTTAAACTTGATGCGACTGTCCAAGCAATCCATCAAAACCTGATCTTGCTCAGGATCAA AGAATCAGACATGAGAGATGTCAATGAGAAGACGAATGCTAGGATCTCATGGTTGAGCATGATGTCGCTCAGTGTTTGCATTTTAGTTTCAGTCTTGCAGTTGTTGCATCTAAAACAGTACTTCCGAAAGAAGAAGCTCATTTGA